A window from Thunnus albacares chromosome 19, fThuAlb1.1, whole genome shotgun sequence encodes these proteins:
- the tra2a gene encoding transformer-2 protein homolog alpha, which yields MSDIEDGNYEGRGSRSPSKSDRGSPARVKSESRSGSPSPSRASKRSESRSHSRSKSRSRSRRHSNRRCSRSRSRSYSHRRKSRSRSYSPEYRRRRSQSTSPMSNRRRHTGSRSHDFTKEACSHSGDADIRANPDPSTCLGVFGLSLYTTERDLREVFSRYGPLAGVNVVYDQRTGRSRGFAFVYFERLEDSKEAMERANGMELDGRRIRVDYSITKRPHTPTPGIYMGRPTHNGGGGGGGGGGGSSRRGRDSYYDRGYDRYDRYDEYDYRYSRKRSPSPYYSRYRSRSRSRSYSPRRY from the exons ATGAGTGACATTGAGGACGGAAACTATGAAGGACGG GGGTCTCGCTCCCCATCTAAATCGGATCGTGGGAGTCCAGCTCGGGTCAAGTCGGAGAGCAGGTCCGGCTCCCCGAGCCCATCCCGAGCATCCAAACGCTCTGAGTCCAGATCCCACTCTCGGTCAAAATCAAG GTCTCGTTCTAGGCGGCACTCAAACCGGCGCTGTAGCCGCTCACGCTCTCGGTCATATTCCCACCGAAGGAAGTCTCGCTCTCGTTCCTACAGTCCTGAATACCGGCGCAGGAGGAGCCAGAGCACCTCCCCGATGTCGAACCGCCGCCGTCACACTGGCAGCAGG AGCCATGACTTCACAAAAGAAGCATGCAGTCATAGCGGTGATGCTGATATTAGG GCGAACCCTGACCCCAGTACATGTTTGGGGGTGTTTGGCTTGAGCCTGTACACCACAGAGCGTGACCTGAGGGAGGTGTTTTCGCGCTATGGTCCTCTGGCCGGGGTCAATGTGGTGTACGACCAGCGCACAGGTCGCTCCCGGGGCTTTGCCTTTGTTTACTTTGAGAGACTTGAGGATTCTAAAGAG GCAATGGAGCGAGCCAACGGCATGGAGTTGGACGGGAGACGCATCAGAGTGGATTATTCCATTACCAAACGTCCCCATACCCCCACACCAGGAATATATATGGGCCGTCCAACTCA CAATGGTGgaggtggcggcggcggcggtggcggcggcagcagcaggaggGGGAGAGACTCCTATTATGATCGTGGCTATGACCGCTACGACAGATATGACGAGTATGACTATAGGTATAG TCGCAAGCGCTCTCCATCACCCTACTACAGTCGATACAGGTCTCGCTCACGGTCCCGCTCCTACAGCCCAC GGCGATACTAA